Proteins encoded within one genomic window of Candidatus Neomarinimicrobiota bacterium:
- a CDS encoding thymidine kinase: protein MTPPTIVPYESGWIEVICGSMFSGKTEELIRRLRRAQIAKQAVEIFKPLVDNRYADDYVVSHNQQRIASHTVDDAEEILDLAQDAQVLGIDEAQFFNENLIEVCQELANARKRVIVAGLDTDYRGVPFEPMPQLLAVAEYITKTLAICMKCGNPASFTQRLTESQERVVVGASDVYEARCRRCYEPPRNG, encoded by the coding sequence ATGACCCCACCCACAATCGTTCCGTACGAATCCGGCTGGATTGAAGTCATCTGTGGCTCCATGTTCTCCGGTAAGACAGAAGAGCTGATTCGGCGCCTGCGCCGGGCGCAGATTGCCAAGCAGGCCGTGGAGATCTTCAAGCCGCTCGTCGATAACCGATACGCCGATGATTACGTCGTGAGCCACAACCAGCAGCGTATTGCCAGCCACACTGTTGACGATGCCGAAGAGATTTTGGATCTTGCCCAGGATGCCCAGGTGCTCGGCATCGACGAGGCCCAGTTCTTCAATGAAAATTTAATTGAGGTCTGCCAGGAACTGGCCAACGCCCGGAAACGGGTCATCGTTGCGGGACTGGACACGGATTACCGGGGCGTTCCGTTCGAGCCGATGCCGCAATTGCTGGCGGTCGCAGAATACATCACCAAGACGCTGGCGATCTGTATGAAGTGCGGAAATCCCGCCAGTTTCACCCAGCGGCTCACGGAATCCCAGGAACGGGTGGTGGTCGGTGCGTCGGACGTATATGAAGCACGATGCCGCCGGTGTTACGAACCCCCAAGAAACGGATGA
- the udk gene encoding uridine kinase, which produces MKKAILFGLAGGSGSGKTLVAKNLFRQIDSSKVSILEQDAYYKDLADIPKSARDERNFDHPEAFDWDLMKQNMADLLNGKTVEIPVYDYKTHTRSDRTRTISGHHIIVLEGILVLADPELREMMDIKAFVETDDDIRFIRRLQRDIRERGRSMESVIEQYQRSVRPMHLQFVEPTKRFADIIIPEGGHNTVAIDLLKTKITALIDQMDN; this is translated from the coding sequence ATGAAAAAAGCGATCCTGTTCGGTTTGGCGGGCGGTTCCGGGTCAGGGAAGACCCTGGTAGCTAAAAACCTGTTTCGGCAGATCGATTCCTCCAAAGTCTCAATCCTTGAACAGGATGCCTACTACAAGGATCTCGCTGATATTCCGAAGTCGGCCAGAGATGAACGCAACTTCGACCATCCGGAAGCCTTCGACTGGGACCTGATGAAGCAAAACATGGCGGATCTTCTAAATGGTAAAACCGTCGAGATTCCGGTCTACGATTACAAGACCCACACACGAAGCGACCGGACCCGCACCATCTCTGGCCACCATATTATTGTATTGGAAGGTATCCTCGTTCTGGCCGATCCCGAGCTCCGGGAGATGATGGACATCAAAGCGTTCGTAGAAACTGATGACGATATCCGTTTTATCCGACGTCTCCAGCGGGATATCCGGGAGCGCGGCCGCAGTATGGAGTCGGTCATCGAGCAATACCAGCGAAGCGTTCGTCCCATGCACCTCCAGTTCGTGGAACCGACCAAGCGATTCGCGGATATTATTATCCCGGAAGGGGGTCACAATACCGTCGCCATCGACCTGCTAAAAACCAAAATCACCGCACTGATCGATCAAATGGACAATTAA